The proteins below are encoded in one region of Oncorhynchus nerka isolate Pitt River linkage group LG15, Oner_Uvic_2.0, whole genome shotgun sequence:
- the LOC115143424 gene encoding tumor necrosis factor receptor superfamily member 1B-like isoform X1, whose product MILSTVSGILTVRILLAIMVQPVENTVYTLPYTPDSAEACRNKTAEYYNTLINLCCSKCAPGTRLKNECSTTSDTVCEPCPSGQYSGTFNYFTKCFRCPKCSEGKGLQYAQDCSSTTKTQCMCQTGKFCIMEQHPNCKECGSYTHCQPGHGVAIEGTTDSDVKCAPCPNGTFSDQHSYTQTCQHHTDCVSQRRGVLTYGNTTSNAVCGPKVRPPTRPPTTIPTSGTGHTTPSLQSLHTDGKSPGFDLRIVSGVIGGVIGGVILLLIIGTVIYKKAFIGSRLVSSIEDRNGNWEAIKFDSDGPMVLQNSSFITSYREQQQCLMGKGNCSNPSQAENQQDTRRTWVSECSNSLEGLSIGPLQSTPPQPSTQPSPQPTSPQPTSPLPSSPLVNVNITVNYPVTLGNGSCSTPTRTHIDSSQADPELPLSREEEVYVNMPQQEGGKEAFTAIQESGNDV is encoded by the exons GTGTACACTCTGCCATACACACCAGACTCTGCTGAAGCCTGTCGCAACAAAACAGCTGAATACTATAACACACTGATAAACCTGTGCTGCAGCAAGTGTGCTCCCG GGACACGCCTTAAGAATGAATGCAGCACTACCTCAGACACAGTGTGTGAACCATGTCCCAGTGGCCAATACAGTGGGACCTTCAATTACTTCACAAAATGCTTCAGATGTCCCAAGTGTTCAGAAG GCAAAGGCCTGCAGTATGCCCAGGATTGCTCTAGCACCACCAAAACCCAGTGTATGTGCCAGACTGGGAAGTTCTGCATAATGGAACAACACCCAAACTGTAAGGAGTGTGGCAGTTATACACACTGCCAGCCTGGCCATGGTGTTGCCATAGAAG GGACAACAGATTCAGATGTGAAGTGTGCACCATGCCCTAATGGAACCTTCTCTGACCAGCACTCCTACACCCAGACCTGCCAGCACCACACAGA CTGTGTGTCGCAGAGAAGGGGTGTACTGACTTATGGTAACACCACCTCAAATGCTGTGTGTGGACCTAAGGTTAGACCACCGACCCGCCCACCGACCACAATTCCGACCTCTGGTACAGGGCATACCACGCCAAGTCTACAGAGCCTGCATACAGATGGCAAATCACCAGGCTTTGACCTTCGTATAG TTTCAGGTGTTATCGGAGGTGTTATCGGAGGTGTTATCCTGCTGCTGATCATAGGCACAGTCATTTACAAGAAAG CCTTCATAGGGTCCAGGCTTGTATCTTCTATAGAAGATAGAAATGGAAATTGGGAGGCCATTAAA tTTGATAGTGACGGACCAATGGTTCTTCAGAACAGTTCATTCATCACTAGCTATCGGGAACAGCAGCAATGTTTGATGGGAAAGGGAAACTGCAGCAATCCCAGTCAGGCAGAGAACCAGCAAGATACTAGAAGGACCTGGGTGTCAGAGTGCTCCAACAGCCTGGAGGGCCTGTCAATAGGCCCCCTTCAGTCCACTCCTCCACAGCCCagcacccagcccagccctcaacCCACCAGCCCCCAGCCTACCAGTCCCTTGCCATCTAGTCCCCTAGTTAATGTCAACATCACTGTTAACTACCCTGTGACCTTAGGAAATGGGTCATGCTCCACACCTACCCGCACCCACATAGACTCATCCCAGGCTGACCCTGAGCTCCCTCTAtcaagggaggaggaggtgtatgtcAACATGCCACAGCAAGAGGGCGGAAAAGAGGCATTTACGGCAATACAGGAGAGTGGAAATGATGTTTGA
- the LOC115143424 gene encoding tumor necrosis factor receptor superfamily member 1B-like isoform X2: MQTTVSTGQMQVYTLPYTPDSAEACRNKTAEYYNTLINLCCSKCAPGTRLKNECSTTSDTVCEPCPSGQYSGTFNYFTKCFRCPKCSEGKGLQYAQDCSSTTKTQCMCQTGKFCIMEQHPNCKECGSYTHCQPGHGVAIEGTTDSDVKCAPCPNGTFSDQHSYTQTCQHHTDCVSQRRGVLTYGNTTSNAVCGPKVRPPTRPPTTIPTSGTGHTTPSLQSLHTDGKSPGFDLRIVSGVIGGVIGGVILLLIIGTVIYKKAFIGSRLVSSIEDRNGNWEAIKFDSDGPMVLQNSSFITSYREQQQCLMGKGNCSNPSQAENQQDTRRTWVSECSNSLEGLSIGPLQSTPPQPSTQPSPQPTSPQPTSPLPSSPLVNVNITVNYPVTLGNGSCSTPTRTHIDSSQADPELPLSREEEVYVNMPQQEGGKEAFTAIQESGNDV; encoded by the exons GTGTACACTCTGCCATACACACCAGACTCTGCTGAAGCCTGTCGCAACAAAACAGCTGAATACTATAACACACTGATAAACCTGTGCTGCAGCAAGTGTGCTCCCG GGACACGCCTTAAGAATGAATGCAGCACTACCTCAGACACAGTGTGTGAACCATGTCCCAGTGGCCAATACAGTGGGACCTTCAATTACTTCACAAAATGCTTCAGATGTCCCAAGTGTTCAGAAG GCAAAGGCCTGCAGTATGCCCAGGATTGCTCTAGCACCACCAAAACCCAGTGTATGTGCCAGACTGGGAAGTTCTGCATAATGGAACAACACCCAAACTGTAAGGAGTGTGGCAGTTATACACACTGCCAGCCTGGCCATGGTGTTGCCATAGAAG GGACAACAGATTCAGATGTGAAGTGTGCACCATGCCCTAATGGAACCTTCTCTGACCAGCACTCCTACACCCAGACCTGCCAGCACCACACAGA CTGTGTGTCGCAGAGAAGGGGTGTACTGACTTATGGTAACACCACCTCAAATGCTGTGTGTGGACCTAAGGTTAGACCACCGACCCGCCCACCGACCACAATTCCGACCTCTGGTACAGGGCATACCACGCCAAGTCTACAGAGCCTGCATACAGATGGCAAATCACCAGGCTTTGACCTTCGTATAG TTTCAGGTGTTATCGGAGGTGTTATCGGAGGTGTTATCCTGCTGCTGATCATAGGCACAGTCATTTACAAGAAAG CCTTCATAGGGTCCAGGCTTGTATCTTCTATAGAAGATAGAAATGGAAATTGGGAGGCCATTAAA tTTGATAGTGACGGACCAATGGTTCTTCAGAACAGTTCATTCATCACTAGCTATCGGGAACAGCAGCAATGTTTGATGGGAAAGGGAAACTGCAGCAATCCCAGTCAGGCAGAGAACCAGCAAGATACTAGAAGGACCTGGGTGTCAGAGTGCTCCAACAGCCTGGAGGGCCTGTCAATAGGCCCCCTTCAGTCCACTCCTCCACAGCCCagcacccagcccagccctcaacCCACCAGCCCCCAGCCTACCAGTCCCTTGCCATCTAGTCCCCTAGTTAATGTCAACATCACTGTTAACTACCCTGTGACCTTAGGAAATGGGTCATGCTCCACACCTACCCGCACCCACATAGACTCATCCCAGGCTGACCCTGAGCTCCCTCTAtcaagggaggaggaggtgtatgtcAACATGCCACAGCAAGAGGGCGGAAAAGAGGCATTTACGGCAATACAGGAGAGTGGAAATGATGTTTGA
- the LOC115143424 gene encoding tumor necrosis factor receptor superfamily member 1B-like isoform X3 gives MILSTVSGILTVRILLAIMVQPVENTVYTLPYTPDSAEACRNKTAEYYNTLINLCCSKCAPGTRLKNECSTTSDTVCEPCPSGQYSGTFNYFTKCFRCPKCSEGTTDSDVKCAPCPNGTFSDQHSYTQTCQHHTDCVSQRRGVLTYGNTTSNAVCGPKVRPPTRPPTTIPTSGTGHTTPSLQSLHTDGKSPGFDLRIVSGVIGGVIGGVILLLIIGTVIYKKAFIGSRLVSSIEDRNGNWEAIKFDSDGPMVLQNSSFITSYREQQQCLMGKGNCSNPSQAENQQDTRRTWVSECSNSLEGLSIGPLQSTPPQPSTQPSPQPTSPQPTSPLPSSPLVNVNITVNYPVTLGNGSCSTPTRTHIDSSQADPELPLSREEEVYVNMPQQEGGKEAFTAIQESGNDV, from the exons GTGTACACTCTGCCATACACACCAGACTCTGCTGAAGCCTGTCGCAACAAAACAGCTGAATACTATAACACACTGATAAACCTGTGCTGCAGCAAGTGTGCTCCCG GGACACGCCTTAAGAATGAATGCAGCACTACCTCAGACACAGTGTGTGAACCATGTCCCAGTGGCCAATACAGTGGGACCTTCAATTACTTCACAAAATGCTTCAGATGTCCCAAGTGTTCAGAAG GGACAACAGATTCAGATGTGAAGTGTGCACCATGCCCTAATGGAACCTTCTCTGACCAGCACTCCTACACCCAGACCTGCCAGCACCACACAGA CTGTGTGTCGCAGAGAAGGGGTGTACTGACTTATGGTAACACCACCTCAAATGCTGTGTGTGGACCTAAGGTTAGACCACCGACCCGCCCACCGACCACAATTCCGACCTCTGGTACAGGGCATACCACGCCAAGTCTACAGAGCCTGCATACAGATGGCAAATCACCAGGCTTTGACCTTCGTATAG TTTCAGGTGTTATCGGAGGTGTTATCGGAGGTGTTATCCTGCTGCTGATCATAGGCACAGTCATTTACAAGAAAG CCTTCATAGGGTCCAGGCTTGTATCTTCTATAGAAGATAGAAATGGAAATTGGGAGGCCATTAAA tTTGATAGTGACGGACCAATGGTTCTTCAGAACAGTTCATTCATCACTAGCTATCGGGAACAGCAGCAATGTTTGATGGGAAAGGGAAACTGCAGCAATCCCAGTCAGGCAGAGAACCAGCAAGATACTAGAAGGACCTGGGTGTCAGAGTGCTCCAACAGCCTGGAGGGCCTGTCAATAGGCCCCCTTCAGTCCACTCCTCCACAGCCCagcacccagcccagccctcaacCCACCAGCCCCCAGCCTACCAGTCCCTTGCCATCTAGTCCCCTAGTTAATGTCAACATCACTGTTAACTACCCTGTGACCTTAGGAAATGGGTCATGCTCCACACCTACCCGCACCCACATAGACTCATCCCAGGCTGACCCTGAGCTCCCTCTAtcaagggaggaggaggtgtatgtcAACATGCCACAGCAAGAGGGCGGAAAAGAGGCATTTACGGCAATACAGGAGAGTGGAAATGATGTTTGA